The following DNA comes from Pseudomonas triticicola.
ACCTGCATCTCGACACCGAAGGCTTTACCGAGAAGGGCGATGCCGCGGCGTTGAAAAGCTCCGGCGATCAGCGCGATGCGGTGCTCAGCACCTTGGGCATGCGGGCGAGCAAAACCTTCAACCTTTCCAGCCAGCAAGCGCTGGACGTCAGCGCCCGTCTCGGCTGGCAGCACAGCCTCAGCGATATCGAATCGGAGCAGCATCTGCGTTTTGCCAGCGGCGGCACGCCGTACTCAGTGGAGAGTTCGGCGCTGGTGCGTGATGTCGCACTGGTCGGGGTGCAGGCCAGTCTGGCGTTGAGCGAAGACGTGCGGGTCAACCTCGATTACAACGGCCAACTGGCCAGCCGCGAGAAGCTGCATGGCGTAGGGCTGAGCCTGAACTGGCAGTTCTGATTGCATGTGTTTGAGCCACCGTGGCGAGGGGATTTATCCCCGCTCGACTGCGCAGCAGTCGCAAAACCTGTGTTTACGTAGGTTGGAAAAATTGCTGGGGGGTCGCTTCGCAACCCAACGGGGATGAATCCCCTCGCCACAGGTGCGGTTTGTCATTGGCTACAGCGGACAAAGGTGCCTCTCGCCACAGCTATTGAAGCAACCGGATTTTTCGCAACATCACTAAGGAAGGTCGTGGATGGATAACAACAATACCCCCGCGCAAACGGGTGGCCGCTTTGCCCTGAAAACCCTGACAGTCGCCATGCTCTGTGCCAGTGCGATGGCACAGGCAGCGCCTTACGTTGAGAACGGCCGCAACGGCGATCCGTCGAGCTGGCGCAGCAATGAATTCAAGGCCGACTGGGGCCTGGGCGCGATCGGCGCGGATTACGCCTACGCCGCCGGCTACACCGGCAAAGGCGTGAAACTGGGCATCTTCGATCAGCCGGTCTACGCCGCGCATCCGGAGTTCTCTGGCAGTAACAAAGTCGTCACTCTGGTCACCAGCGGCATCCGCGAATACACCGACCCGTATATCCCGGTGAAAGCCGGCGACGCGTTTCGCTATGACGGTTCGCCCTCGGTCGGCTCCGATGGCAAGCTTGGCGCCCATGGCACCCACGTCGGCGGTATCGCGGCGGGCAGTCGCGACGGCGGGGTGATGCACGGCGTTGCGTTCGGAGCGCAGATCATCAGCGCCGACAACGGCGACCCAGGTCCCGAAGATGGCATCGTGCGTGGCAACGACGGCGCGGTGTACAAGGCCGGTTGGGATGCGCTGATCGCCAGCGGTGCGCGGATCATCAACAATAGCTGGGGCATCGGCATCACCGATCGCTTCGACCTCGGCGGCCGCGATCCGGCGTATCCGCACTTCACCGTCAACGACGCGCAGTTGCAGTTCAACGAAATCCGCACGCTGCTCGGCACCAAACCCGGCGGCGCCTACGACGGCGCGATTGCCGCCGCACGCAGCGGCATCGTCACTATTTTTGCCGCCGGCAACGACTACAACCTGAACAACCCGGATGCCATCGCCGGCCTCGGCTATTTCGTCCCGGACATCGCGCCGAACTGGATCACCGTCGCCGCATTGCAGCAGAACCCGGACACCGCCAGCGCCAATCCGTACGTGATCAGCACCTTCTCCTCGCGCTGCGGCTATACGGCGAGTTATTGCGTCTCGGCGCCGGGCACCAAGATCTACAGCTCGATCATCGAAGGCACTAACGCCGACAACTTGACCACCGGCTACAAAAACTACAACGGCACCTCGATGGCCGCGCCGCACGTGGCCGGTTCCATCGCGGTGCTGATGGAACGCTTCCCGTATATGTCCGGTGATCAGGTCGCCAGCGTGTTGCGCACCACTGCGACCGACCTCGGCGCACCGGGCATCGACGCCTTGTACGGGTGGGGCATGATCAACCTGCGCAAGGCCATCGATGGCCCGGCGATGTTCGTCACCGAGCAGGACATTCCCGAGGAATTCCGCGTGCAGGGCGCTTACGGCTCCGGCCAGTTCGTGGCTGACTTGCCGGGCATCGGCGCGATCATCGATCAGGGCAAACCGACCGAGCGGGTGTGCAGCGACATCACGTGCGGCCTCGACACTTGGCGCAACGACATCGGCGGCCACGGCGGTCTGACCAAGCAAGGCATCGGCACCCTGGTGCTGACCGGCAACAACACTTACAGCGGCCCGACCCTGGTCAATCAGGGCCGTCTGGCCATCAACGGTTCGCTGCAATCGGCGGTCACCGTCAACAACGGCGGCATCTTCGGCGGCAATGGCCGCATCGGCGCGCTGGCGGTGAACAGCGGCGGTACGGTGGCACCGGGCAATTCCATTGGCACCCTGAATGTGGCGGGGGACGTGACCTTCGCGCCGGGTTCGACCTACGCTGTAGAGCTGTCGCCAACCAGCAGCGATCAGATCGTCGCGGGCGGCAAAGCCGTCATCGACGGCGCCACGGTGAGCCTGTCACTGGAAAACAGCCCGACCCTGCTCAGCACCGGCGAAGTGCAAAGCCTGCTCGGCACTCGCTACAACATTCTGCAAGCGGCGGGTGGCATTGAAGGGCGTTTCGGTCAGGTCTTGCCGAATTACGCCTTCCTTGGCGGCACTCTGGATTATTCGGCGGGCGGCATTCAACTGGCGGTCGGGCGCAATGAGGCATCGTTCGCCAGCGTCGGTCTGACGCCGAACCAGCGCGCCGTCGGTGCGGCTGCCGAACGTTTGGGTGCGGGCAATTCGCTGTTCGAAACCCTGTTGCTGTCGCCCAACGCGGCGTCGGCGCAGCAGGCCTTTCAACAGTTGTCCGGCGAGATTCACCCGGCCATAGGCACGCTGCTGATCAACGACAGCCGCTACCTGCGCGAAGCCGTCGGCGAACGCCTGCGTGAGCGTGATCTGTTCAACGCCGATGCGCCGACTGATGAGCGCAGCAACGTCTGGGTCAAGGTGCTGGGATCGTGGGGTGAAAGCGATGGCGGCCATGACAATGCCGATTCCAACAGCTCCATCGGCGGGCTGCTGGCTGGCGTCGACGGTCTGATTGCTGAAGATACCCGTCTCGGTTTCGTCACTGGTTACAGCGACAGCTCGTTGAGCATGGGCAGCGGCACGCATTCGTCGGCCTCGGTCGACAGCTACCACTTGGGTGCGTATCTGGGCCATGAAATCGACGCGTTGCGCCTGACGGTCGGCGGCGCCTACAGCTGGCATCGCATCGATGTGAAACGTGATCTGCAGTTCGGCGACGTCAGCGGCAAACAGAAAACCAAACGTGACGCGACCACCGCGCAACTGTTCACCGAGGCCGCGTACGATCTGGGCCTGCAACCGATGAATCTGGAGCCGTTCGCCAATCTGTCCTACGTGCACCTCAACACCGACAGCTTCACCGAGAAGGGTGACGCTGCCGCACTGAAGGGTGGTGAGGACAACCGCGACGTGGTGCTGTCGACCCTCGGCGTGCGCGCCAAGCGCAGCTTCGCCTTGTCGGATAAGCATCAGCTGGAACTGGGCGCCAGCCTCGGCTGGCAGCACAACCTGAGCAGCGTCGATGCCGACAGCCATCTGGCCTTCGCCAATGGCAACAGCGCGTTCACCGTGCAGAGCGTGTCGATGGATCGTGACGCTGCCGTGGTCGGCGTGCGCGCCGGGCTGGCACTCAATCGCGACGTGCGGGTCAACCTCGACTACAACGGCCTGATCGGCTCGAACGAGAAGGATCACGGCGTCGGGCTGACCCTTGACTGGCAGTTCTGAGGCGTAACCGGCAGCGCTTCGCGGGCTGCCGGTTTTTCAAGGAAAAGGAGCGCTGCACATGGGATTGTTCGATTACAAAAATGCCGACGGCAAGGGGCTTTACAGCGATGCCATCGCGCTGACGCTGTATGCCTACACGCCCACCGGCAAACCATTGCCGGCCACCGCGTGGGCACCGGTCACAGCGACGGCGCTGGGCTATCAGGGCAACGTCGGCGCGCAAGGCACATTCTTCGGTGAACAGGACGGTTTCACCAGCGCCGAGGCCGAAGTGCTCGGCAAGTATGACGCTGCGGGCAAACTGATCGGCCTTGGCATTGCCTTTCGCGGCACCGGCGGACTGGGTTACAGCGACACTTTCGGCGATCTGAAAAACAATCTGCTGGCAGCGGTCGGGCCATCGGATTACGCCAGCAGCTATGCGAAAAACGCCTTCGACAATCTCCTCAAGGCCGTCGCCGCTTTCGCGATCACCAACGGTATTGCCGCCAAGGATGTGTTGATCAGCGGCCATAGCCTCGGCGGGCTTGGGGTTAATAGTGTTGCTGAATTGAGCGCGGACAACTGGGGTGGCTTTTACAAGGATGCCAGTTACATCGCCTTCGCCTCGCCGACCCAGAGTTCCGGCAGCCAGGTGCTCAATATCGGTTTCGAAAACGATCCGGTGTTCCGTGTGCTAGATGGCACCACGTTCAGCACGGCGTCGATGGGCAAGCACGACAAGCCCCACGAATCGACCACTGACAACCTGGTCAACTTCACCGACAACTACG
Coding sequences within:
- a CDS encoding autotransporter serine protease, which produces MDNNNTPAQTGGRFALKTLTVAMLCASAMAQAAPYVENGRNGDPSSWRSNEFKADWGLGAIGADYAYAAGYTGKGVKLGIFDQPVYAAHPEFSGSNKVVTLVTSGIREYTDPYIPVKAGDAFRYDGSPSVGSDGKLGAHGTHVGGIAAGSRDGGVMHGVAFGAQIISADNGDPGPEDGIVRGNDGAVYKAGWDALIASGARIINNSWGIGITDRFDLGGRDPAYPHFTVNDAQLQFNEIRTLLGTKPGGAYDGAIAAARSGIVTIFAAGNDYNLNNPDAIAGLGYFVPDIAPNWITVAALQQNPDTASANPYVISTFSSRCGYTASYCVSAPGTKIYSSIIEGTNADNLTTGYKNYNGTSMAAPHVAGSIAVLMERFPYMSGDQVASVLRTTATDLGAPGIDALYGWGMINLRKAIDGPAMFVTEQDIPEEFRVQGAYGSGQFVADLPGIGAIIDQGKPTERVCSDITCGLDTWRNDIGGHGGLTKQGIGTLVLTGNNTYSGPTLVNQGRLAINGSLQSAVTVNNGGIFGGNGRIGALAVNSGGTVAPGNSIGTLNVAGDVTFAPGSTYAVELSPTSSDQIVAGGKAVIDGATVSLSLENSPTLLSTGEVQSLLGTRYNILQAAGGIEGRFGQVLPNYAFLGGTLDYSAGGIQLAVGRNEASFASVGLTPNQRAVGAAAERLGAGNSLFETLLLSPNAASAQQAFQQLSGEIHPAIGTLLINDSRYLREAVGERLRERDLFNADAPTDERSNVWVKVLGSWGESDGGHDNADSNSSIGGLLAGVDGLIAEDTRLGFVTGYSDSSLSMGSGTHSSASVDSYHLGAYLGHEIDALRLTVGGAYSWHRIDVKRDLQFGDVSGKQKTKRDATTAQLFTEAAYDLGLQPMNLEPFANLSYVHLNTDSFTEKGDAAALKGGEDNRDVVLSTLGVRAKRSFALSDKHQLELGASLGWQHNLSSVDADSHLAFANGNSAFTVQSVSMDRDAAVVGVRAGLALNRDVRVNLDYNGLIGSNEKDHGVGLTLDWQF